A single Cannabis sativa cultivar Pink pepper isolate KNU-18-1 chromosome 7, ASM2916894v1, whole genome shotgun sequence DNA region contains:
- the LOC115697758 gene encoding uncharacterized protein LOC115697758, which yields MSMCIWISIFPPFTINILNSPYPSSMDKNKGKGTNTPPDESAVVKAAAWAWYHHGSGSEGGNSAREYDVAMMARHVPRPSRYKQEATKLRGNVDHDVSSKPTVECLSLFDSYELRRISMQLDSLMDCSNDEESFSDNDSVISSSSRNKKKMNLKKVIRGFWVRHAVAVCSTGEDQVVDLNKRPGYRHRPSRPVTRMHASSNKSPLEL from the coding sequence ATGAGCATGTGCATATGGATTTCCATCTTCCCTCCTTTTACTATCAACATATTAAACTCCCCATATCCATCATCCATGgataaaaataaaggaaaaggaACCAATACTCCTCCTGATGAATCCGCCGTGGTGAAGGCTGCCGCCTGGGCATGGTACCACCACGGCTCGGGATCAGAAGGCGGAAACTCGGCCCGGGAATACGACGTCGCGATGATGGCACGACACGTTCCCCGGCCCTCTCGATACAAACAAGAAGCCACAAAGTTAAGGGGAAATGTTGATCATGATGTTTCATCAAAACCAACGGTAGAGTGCTTATCACTCTTTGACTCGTACGAGCTCAGAAGAATTTCAATGCAGTTGGATTCTCTTATGGATTGCTCTAATGATGAGGAATCATTCTCGGATAATGATAGTGTTATTAGCAGCAGTAGTAGgaataaaaagaagatgaaTTTGAAGAAAGTGATTAGAGGATTTTGGGTAAGGCATGCTGTGGCGGTGTGTAGCACTGGAGAAGATCAAGTGGTGGACTTGAACAAGAGGCCGGGGTATCGACACCGTCCATCGCGACCGGTGACCCGTATGCATGCATCCTCCAACAAATCGCCCCTAGAATTATGA